One genomic window of Stigmatopora nigra isolate UIUO_SnigA chromosome 13, RoL_Snig_1.1, whole genome shotgun sequence includes the following:
- the bdkrb1 gene encoding B1 bradykinin receptor, with translation MLLYIQNLVLRFNTSSRSTMKPVTLQAVTALWSDNSSLSEDLQSLQMVAVITIVPPYIITVSVLGLALNAFVLCVFLAQKDRMTVAEIYLSNLALADFALLCGVPFWAGNILNGFNWLYGDALCKMVNGIMTVNLYTSVYTLVMISVDRYLAIVMTMKARGLRRTRYAKATCVILWIFGISLSTPTMLHRKVKYFDEVQLTACMLDYSHGSSWKLANQILLNVMGFVIPTLAILISSGSIIKVLRRRKETVGHQDIHDTKTSVLLSAVTLLFILCWGPFQVFTLLDTLYDIHMLDTKAWSHTLDIGAQVSAYLGILNSALNPVLYVLSGQYFRKKVSGIRRRVVGNRRGSDMTIYQRSVVSTYVHRSEQIKPVVI, from the exons ATGCTGCTGTATATACAAAATTTGGTGCTTCGTTTCAACACTTCCAGTCGCAGT ACGATGAAGCCAGTGACTCTTCAGGCtgtgacagctctttggtctgaCAACAGCAGCTTATCAGAGGATCTCCAGTCCTTACAAATGGTGGCTGTCATCACCATTGTCCCACCATACATCATCACAGTTTCTGTACTGGGTCTAGCCTTGAACGCCTTCGTGCTGTGTGTATTCCTGGCTCAAAAGGACCGCATGACAGTGGCCGAGATCTACCTAAGCAACCTGGCTTTAGCCGACTTCGCCCTCCTTTGCGGCGTCCCCTTCTGGGCCGGCAACATCCTCAACGGCTTCAATTGGCTGTACGGTGACGCCTTGTGCAAGATGGTCAACGGCATTATGACGGTGAACCTCTACACTAGCGTCTACACCCTAGTCATGATCAGCGTAGATCGCTATCTGGCCATCGTGATGACCATGAAGGCGAGAGGACTGCGACGAACACGGTACGCAAAAGCCACTTGCGTGATCCTCTGGATTTTTGGGATTTCGTTAAGCACACCAACCATGCTGCACAGAAAAGTGAAGTACTTTGACGAAGTACAGTTGACTGCTTGCATGTTGGACTACAGCCATGGTAGTTCTTGGAAGTTAGCCAACCAGATTTTACTGAATGTCATGGGCTTCGTCATTCCTACTTTGGCGATCCTTATCAGCAGTGGTTCTATTATCAAGGTTTTGAGACGGAGGAAGGAGACAGTAGGTCATCAAGATATTCACGACACTAAGACATCTGTTCTGTTGTCTGCCGTCACTTTGCTGTTCATCCTATGCTGGGGACCATTCCAGGTCTTCACTTTGCTTGACACACTCTACGATATCCACATGCTGGACACCAAAGCGTGGTCCCACACGCTGGATATCGGGGCACAGGTTTCGGCCTATCTCGGCATCCTCAACAGTGCCCTCAATCCTGTTCTTTACGTTCTTTCTGGGCAATACTTCAGGAAAAAAGTTAGTGGCATTCGACGGAGGGTTGTGGGTAATCGCAGAGGATCAGATATGACAATCTATCAGCGCTCTGTTGTTTCTACTTATGTTCATAGATCTGAGCAGATAAAGCCTGTTGTCATTTAG
- the LOC144206723 gene encoding uncharacterized protein C14orf132: protein MDLSFMAAQIPVMTGAFMDSSPNDDYSGEHSLFNSSASVHAAASAASVHGQPDESQSMSSDAIWLWIAIVATIGNIVVVGIVYACTF from the coding sequence ATCCCAGTTATGACGGGAGCCTTCATGGACTCTTCGCCAAACGATGACTACAGCGGTGAGCATTCGCTTTTCAACTCATCCGCCAGCGTCCACGCGGCTGCATCGGCCGCCTCCGTGCACGGTCAGCCGGACGAATCACAGTCCATGTCCAGTGACGCCATCTGGCTTTGGATCGCAATCGTGGCCACAATCGGAAACATCGTAGTGGTAGGCATCGTGTACGCCTGCACCTTCTGA
- the bdkrb2 gene encoding B2 bradykinin receptor, which produces MDILTTSTPALNDTVTPGNHNHTPEKSCLDPDVWNALTSSQPIYMAVITVLGVVLNAFVLLVFCLHKKACTVAEIYLSNLAVADLVLVSCLPFWAINIANDFKWPFGVAMCKMVNAGIKMNAYCSIYFLVLVSIDRYVALVHPMSHGRMRRPKYAKVSCLLVWGFGLLLSAPTLVFRAVMYFPDYDIHACALDFPSRTIMLLCDVMLIFFSFIIPMIIISFCTIKIIQSLRKRSVARFNAEKSEQKATTLVLVVLGTFLFCWIPFHCTTILDMLLKADVIRGCHLGAFVDICDQLFSYLAFLNSIINPILYVIVGKNFRKKAQEVCKQWPLSTVTTFSTRSNTSATLRTLT; this is translated from the exons ATGGATATTCTGACTACAAG CACGCCAGCACTGAACGACACAGTTACACCTGGAAACCATAACCACACGCCTGAAAAGAGCTGCCTGGATCCAGACGTTTGGAACGCACTCACCAGTAGCCAACCCATCTACATGGCGGTCATCACCGTGCTGGGTGTGGTGTTGAACGCCTTCGTTCTGCTGGTCTTTTGCCTTCACAAGAAAGCGTGCACAGTGGCGGAGATTTACTTGAGCAACCTGGCGGTCGCCGACCTCGTCCTAGTGTCATGTCTTCCCTTTTGGGCCATCAACATTGCCAATGATTTTAAATGGCCTTTCGGTGTGGCCATGTGCAAAATGGTCAACGCGGGCATCAAAATGAACGCTTACTGTAGCATCTACTTCTTGGTTTTAGTGAGCATAGATCGCTACGTGGCGCTGGTTCACCCTATGTCGCACGGTCGGATGCGTCGACCAAAGTACGCCAAAGTGAGCTGTCTTCTAGTCTGGGGGTTCGGTTTGCTCCTTAGTGCCCCGACCCTGGTCTTTAGGGCAGTTATGTATTTCCCGGATTATGACATACACGCCTGCGCTCTTGATTTTCCAAGTCGCACAATAATGTTGCTCTGCGATGTGatgttaattttcttttctttcatcaTCCCGATGATTATCATCTCATTCTGCACTATCAAAATTATCCAATCCTTGAGGAAACGTTCTGTAGCAAGATTTAACGCTGAGAAGAGTGAACAGAAGGCCACTACGCTGGTTTTGGTGGTTTTGGGTACCTTTCTTTTCTGTTGGATACCATTCCACTGCACCACAATACTAGATATGCTGTTAAAGGCCGATGTGATTAGAGGGTGTCACCTAGGAGCGTTTGTAGATATTTGTGACCAACTCTTTTCCTACTTGGCTTTCCTTAACAGTATCATCAATCCCATTTTGTACGTCATAGTTGGTAAAAACTTCCGTAAAAAAGCTCAGGAAGTGTGCAAGCAGTGGCCTTTGAGTACTGTAACAACATTCTCTACGCGTTCTAACACTTCTGCGACACTGAGGACGTTAACATGA